In one Cellulomonas sp. JZ18 genomic region, the following are encoded:
- a CDS encoding response regulator transcription factor, giving the protein MLEQSGHVEVVGEAGDGDVAVRQARALRPDVVLMDVRMPGTDGITATEAIVRDGLAEVVALTTFDLDEYVVGMVRAGAAGFLLKSVGAAELVDAVRRVAAGEGVLAPEVTRRLLDAVAGRASLDRAADVPGPDRGEDPRLAALTVRERDVLAGLGEGLSNAQLAERLVVSPTTVKSHVSHVLAKLGVRSRLQAGVLARDLLG; this is encoded by the coding sequence ATGCTCGAGCAGTCCGGGCACGTCGAGGTCGTGGGCGAGGCCGGCGACGGCGACGTGGCGGTGCGGCAGGCGCGGGCGCTGCGCCCGGACGTCGTCCTCATGGACGTGCGCATGCCGGGCACGGACGGCATCACCGCCACCGAGGCGATCGTGCGGGACGGGCTCGCGGAGGTCGTCGCGCTGACCACGTTCGACCTCGACGAGTACGTCGTCGGCATGGTGCGGGCGGGTGCCGCCGGGTTCCTGCTGAAGTCCGTCGGCGCCGCGGAGCTGGTCGACGCCGTGCGCCGGGTGGCGGCGGGCGAGGGCGTCCTGGCCCCCGAGGTGACGCGCCGGCTGCTGGACGCGGTCGCGGGGCGGGCGTCGCTGGACCGGGCCGCCGACGTGCCGGGCCCGGACCGCGGCGAGGACCCCCGGCTCGCGGCCCTCACCGTCCGGGAGCGGGACGTGCTGGCCGGTTTGGGCGAGGGGCTGTCGAACGCGCAGCTCGCGGAGCGCCTCGTCGTCTCGCCGACGACGGTGAAGTCGCACGTGAGTCACGTGCTGGCGAAGCTGGGCGTCCGCTCGCGCCTGCAGGCGGGCGTGCTGGCCCGCGACCTGCTCGGCTGA
- a CDS encoding SDR family oxidoreductase: MSIVVTGATGHLGRLVVEGLLDAGVAPGDVVAGGRATERLADLAERGVRVVTLDYDRPETVADAFAGAQKVLLVSGSEPGRRVEQHRAVIDAAVAAGVGHVVYTSAPHADTTSLVLAPDHKATEELLAASGLPVTVLRNNWYTENYVGPVQQAAQTGEIVASVGDGRVASATRADFAAGAVAVLTGEGHEGRTYELSGDVAWDFDELAAAAAELLGRPVTYRRVSADEHLAVLTGAGLDEGTAGFVVALDQGIAAGALADATDHLRTLVGRPTTPLLDGLRAALA; the protein is encoded by the coding sequence ATGTCGATCGTCGTCACCGGAGCCACCGGGCACCTGGGCCGTCTCGTCGTGGAGGGCCTGCTGGACGCGGGCGTCGCGCCGGGGGACGTCGTGGCCGGCGGCCGCGCCACCGAGCGGCTGGCGGACCTGGCCGAGCGCGGGGTGCGCGTCGTGACGCTCGACTACGACCGGCCGGAGACGGTCGCCGACGCGTTCGCCGGGGCGCAGAAGGTGCTGCTCGTGTCCGGCAGCGAGCCGGGGCGGCGCGTGGAGCAGCACCGGGCCGTCATCGACGCCGCCGTCGCGGCCGGCGTGGGGCACGTCGTCTACACGTCGGCGCCGCACGCGGACACGACGTCGCTCGTCCTGGCCCCCGACCACAAGGCGACCGAGGAGCTGCTCGCCGCGTCCGGCCTGCCCGTGACGGTGCTGCGCAACAACTGGTACACCGAGAACTACGTCGGGCCCGTGCAGCAGGCGGCCCAGACCGGCGAGATCGTGGCGTCCGTCGGGGACGGGCGGGTGGCGTCGGCCACGCGCGCCGACTTCGCCGCCGGTGCCGTCGCCGTCCTCACCGGCGAGGGGCACGAGGGCCGCACGTACGAGCTGTCGGGCGACGTCGCCTGGGACTTCGACGAGCTCGCCGCCGCGGCGGCCGAGCTGCTCGGGCGCCCGGTGACGTACCGCCGGGTCTCGGCGGACGAGCACCTCGCGGTCCTCACGGGCGCCGGGCTGGACGAGGGCACGGCCGGGTTCGTCGTCGCGCTCGACCAGGGCATCGCCGCCGGCGCGCTGGCGGACGCGACCGACCACCTGCGCACCCTCGTCGGCCGGCCCACGACCCCCCTCCTCGACGGCCTCCGGGCAGCCCTGGCCTGA
- a CDS encoding TIGR03885 family FMN-dependent LLM class oxidoreductase, which yields MVRVGLHNSHEQVHPSALLAATQLAEQRGFDAAMCSDHWAPWSATQGHSGYAWTWLGSALATTRLPFGVVSAPGQRYHPAITAQAVATLSAMYPGRFWVALGSGQNMNEHITGDPWPEKDVRDARLVECVEVIRALLDGEEVTHDGLVKVDRAKLWTLPDVKPLLIGPAVSPATAARHARWADGLVTVNQPPDTLRAIVDAYRSAGGRGEISLQVHVAYAPDPDEAFRLARSQWAGNAVGPPLAWDIATPEEFDAAARDLPDEKIHEAVVVDHEPARMAERVAALAEIGFDAVYLHQVATDVVASDEKHPHATPTVTPAPSSLEAFVDLAAEHLLPVLREVRA from the coding sequence ATGGTGCGTGTCGGACTCCACAACTCCCACGAGCAGGTCCACCCCTCGGCGCTGCTCGCGGCGACGCAGCTCGCCGAGCAGCGCGGCTTCGACGCGGCGATGTGCTCCGACCACTGGGCTCCGTGGTCGGCGACGCAGGGGCACTCCGGCTACGCCTGGACGTGGCTGGGCTCGGCGCTCGCGACGACGCGCCTGCCGTTCGGCGTCGTCAGCGCGCCGGGGCAGCGGTACCACCCGGCGATCACCGCCCAGGCCGTCGCGACGCTCTCCGCGATGTACCCGGGACGGTTCTGGGTCGCGCTCGGGTCGGGCCAGAACATGAACGAGCACATCACGGGTGACCCGTGGCCCGAGAAGGACGTGCGCGACGCGCGCCTGGTCGAGTGCGTCGAGGTCATCCGCGCGCTGCTCGACGGCGAGGAGGTCACGCACGACGGCCTCGTGAAGGTCGACCGCGCCAAGCTGTGGACGCTGCCCGACGTCAAGCCGCTCCTCATCGGGCCCGCCGTCTCCCCGGCGACGGCCGCGCGGCACGCGCGCTGGGCGGACGGGCTCGTGACGGTCAACCAGCCGCCGGACACGCTGCGCGCGATCGTCGACGCCTACCGGTCGGCCGGCGGTCGCGGCGAGATCTCGCTCCAGGTGCACGTGGCCTACGCGCCCGACCCCGACGAGGCGTTCCGGCTCGCGCGCTCGCAGTGGGCGGGCAACGCGGTGGGCCCGCCGCTGGCCTGGGACATCGCCACGCCGGAGGAGTTCGACGCGGCGGCGCGGGACCTGCCGGACGAGAAGATCCACGAGGCCGTCGTCGTCGACCACGAGCCGGCGCGCATGGCCGAGCGCGTCGCCGCGCTCGCGGAGATCGGCTTCGACGCCGTCTACCTGCACCAGGTCGCCACGGACGTCGTGGCCTCGGACGAGAAGCACCCGCACGCGACGCCGACGGTCACGCCCGCCCCGTCCTCGCTCGAGGCGTTCGTCGACCTCGCCGCCGAGCACCTGCTGCCCGTCCTGCGGGAGGTGCGCGCATGA
- a CDS encoding alpha-amylase family protein, protein MRIRDTGDLWWKNAVIYCLDVETYMDWNDDGIGDLPGLVQRIDHLAELGVTCLWLMPFYPTADLDDGYDIVDYYGVDSRLGDSGDLVELIRTARDRGIRVIADLVVNHTSDRHPWFRSARSSPDSPYRDFYVWRTDPPPDTSDQVVFPDQEDGIWTWDEEAQAWYRHRFYKHQPDLNTANPQVRDAIAKVVGYWAEVGMSGFRVDAVPFFLSDVANDPQDEIEHPHEFLQQLRAFLTRRVGDAILMGEVNLPYDQQLLFFGDHDHDGHHEGEELNLQFDFVLMQQMYLALARQDAGVLAKALEARPEIPRDAQWATFVRNHDELTLDKLSDDERQEVFDAFGPDEDMQLYGRGLRRRLPPMLDGDPRRVRMVYSLLFTLPGTPVLFYGEEIGMGENLAADGRLAVRTPMQWTSGKNGGFSCAEPDVLAGPVVEGAFGPDHVNVADQRRDPDSLLSFVQLLARRYRECPELGWAGRAEILEQPHGSVLAHRCTWQEASMVAVHNLGPEAVTVPLALDDADEHARLVDLLHGDQLTLDADGAAQVELAGYGYRWLRVVRPDSRRLL, encoded by the coding sequence ATGAGGATCCGCGACACCGGCGACCTGTGGTGGAAGAACGCCGTCATCTACTGCCTCGACGTCGAGACCTACATGGACTGGAACGACGACGGCATCGGCGACCTGCCCGGGCTGGTCCAGCGCATCGACCACCTCGCCGAGCTCGGCGTCACGTGCCTGTGGCTCATGCCGTTCTACCCGACGGCCGACCTCGACGACGGCTACGACATCGTCGACTACTACGGGGTCGACTCCCGGCTGGGCGACTCCGGCGACCTGGTCGAGCTCATCCGCACCGCGCGGGACCGCGGCATCCGCGTCATCGCCGACCTCGTCGTCAACCACACCTCGGACCGGCACCCGTGGTTCCGCTCGGCGCGCAGCTCGCCGGACAGTCCCTACCGGGACTTCTACGTGTGGCGCACCGACCCGCCGCCGGACACCAGCGACCAGGTCGTCTTCCCCGACCAGGAGGACGGCATCTGGACGTGGGACGAGGAGGCGCAGGCCTGGTACCGGCACCGCTTCTACAAGCACCAGCCGGACCTCAACACCGCGAACCCGCAGGTGCGGGACGCGATCGCGAAGGTCGTCGGCTACTGGGCGGAGGTCGGCATGTCCGGCTTCCGCGTGGACGCGGTGCCGTTCTTCCTCTCCGACGTGGCGAACGACCCGCAGGACGAGATCGAGCACCCGCACGAGTTCCTGCAGCAGCTGCGGGCGTTCCTCACGCGCCGCGTCGGCGACGCGATCCTCATGGGCGAGGTGAACCTGCCGTACGACCAGCAGCTGCTCTTCTTCGGCGACCACGACCACGACGGCCACCACGAGGGCGAGGAGCTGAACCTCCAGTTCGACTTCGTCCTCATGCAGCAGATGTACCTGGCGCTGGCCCGCCAGGACGCGGGGGTGCTCGCGAAGGCACTCGAAGCGCGTCCGGAGATCCCGCGGGACGCGCAGTGGGCGACGTTCGTGCGCAACCACGACGAGCTGACGCTCGACAAGCTGAGCGACGACGAGCGCCAGGAGGTGTTCGACGCGTTCGGCCCGGACGAGGACATGCAGCTGTACGGGCGCGGCCTGCGCCGCCGGCTGCCCCCGATGCTCGACGGCGACCCGCGCCGCGTGCGGATGGTGTACTCCCTGCTCTTCACGCTGCCGGGCACGCCCGTGCTGTTCTACGGCGAGGAGATCGGCATGGGCGAGAACCTCGCTGCCGACGGCCGGCTCGCCGTGCGCACGCCGATGCAGTGGACGTCCGGGAAGAACGGGGGGTTCTCCTGCGCGGAGCCCGACGTGCTCGCGGGCCCGGTGGTGGAGGGCGCGTTCGGCCCCGACCACGTCAACGTCGCCGACCAGCGCCGCGACCCGGACTCGCTGCTGTCGTTCGTGCAGCTGCTGGCGCGCCGGTACCGGGAGTGCCCGGAGCTGGGCTGGGCCGGCCGCGCGGAGATCCTCGAGCAGCCGCACGGGTCGGTGCTCGCGCACCGGTGCACGTGGCAGGAGGCGTCGATGGTCGCGGTGCACAACCTCGGCCCGGAGGCCGTGACGGTGCCGCTCGCGCTGGACGACGCGGACGAGCACGCCCGCCTGGTCGACCTGCTGCACGGGGACCAGCTGACGCTCGACGCCGACGGGGCCGCGCAGGTGGAGCTCGCGGGCTACGGGTACCGGTGGCTGCGGGTCGTGCGACCGGACTCGCGCCGGCTGCTCTGA
- a CDS encoding FKBP-type peptidyl-prolyl cis-trans isomerase, with amino-acid sequence MRRTTTARPAVRRLAAAALALTLGVGLAACSGEAGDDPTTPAPTDSASAPTAATPSAEDVAALEGVTIEGEHGTKPTLTLPSTPFQVSAPVARLVSDGEGEAVEVGELLTMQTTGFSGADSSAMGSTYDSGSPEFVELSETALFPTLFEAIEGAKIGARVVFAVPQGETTVIAVADLVGSGPARAEGTAVEPPAGLPTVTLAEGGAPSLEPAEGDAPTELVVQPLIEGAGPAVEAGQTVVVKYTGWLWDGEQFDSSWESGTTFPVQNVGQANVIAGWNEGLVGQKVGSQVMLVVPPDKGYGDQESGSIPANSTLVFVVDVLAAS; translated from the coding sequence GTGCGCCGCACGACCACCGCCCGACCCGCCGTGCGCCGGCTGGCCGCGGCCGCGCTCGCCCTGACCCTGGGCGTCGGCCTGGCCGCGTGCTCCGGCGAGGCCGGGGACGACCCCACGACACCCGCCCCCACCGACTCGGCCTCGGCGCCCACCGCCGCCACGCCCAGCGCCGAGGACGTCGCCGCGCTCGAGGGCGTGACGATCGAGGGCGAGCACGGCACCAAGCCGACGCTCACCCTGCCGAGCACGCCGTTCCAGGTGTCCGCACCCGTCGCGCGCCTCGTCTCCGACGGCGAGGGCGAGGCCGTCGAGGTCGGCGAGCTGCTCACCATGCAGACCACCGGCTTCTCCGGCGCCGACAGCTCCGCGATGGGCTCCACCTACGACTCCGGCAGCCCGGAGTTCGTGGAGCTGAGCGAGACGGCGCTGTTCCCGACGCTGTTCGAGGCGATCGAGGGCGCGAAGATCGGTGCCCGCGTCGTCTTCGCGGTGCCGCAGGGCGAGACCACGGTCATCGCCGTCGCCGACCTCGTCGGCTCCGGGCCCGCACGCGCCGAGGGCACCGCGGTCGAGCCGCCGGCGGGCCTGCCCACCGTGACGCTCGCCGAGGGCGGTGCGCCGTCGCTCGAGCCCGCGGAGGGCGACGCGCCGACCGAGCTCGTCGTGCAGCCGCTCATCGAGGGCGCCGGCCCGGCCGTGGAGGCCGGCCAGACCGTCGTCGTCAAGTACACCGGCTGGCTGTGGGACGGGGAGCAGTTCGACTCCTCGTGGGAGAGCGGCACGACCTTCCCCGTGCAGAACGTCGGGCAGGCCAACGTCATCGCCGGCTGGAACGAGGGGCTCGTCGGCCAGAAGGTCGGCAGCCAGGTGATGCTCGTCGTGCCGCCGGACAAGGGCTACGGCGACCAGGAGAGCGGCTCGATCCCCGCGAACTCCACGCTCGTCTTCGTCGTGGACGTCCTCGCCGCGAGCTGA
- a CDS encoding elongation factor G: MDQATPRIRTVALVGAAGAGKTTLTEALLHRAGVLVRPGRVEDGTTVCDHEPEEVARGCSLTLGVAPFRWTCDGDGGGPVDVTLLDTPGSLDFAGCVDAALAAADLALVVVSAVDGVQAGTHRAWRAAAEAGVPRMVVVTKEDKPRADFRRVLDELRTAFGPGFVPLELPLGEETAFSGVADVLSEDGYAYEPDGHHHREELPSGLAEEEHRLHEEVTEEIVAHDDEQLERYLSGEVPTVGELERTLAHEVRDGAAFPVLVASGVTGVGVDRLADLLCALAPAPTDRHVTVLAGSTEVPVAVDPDGPALAHAFRTVADPFVGQVTLLRVLSGTLRPGDRLVNATTRTEERLPGLFRLRGKEHVPVEAARAGEVVAVAKLTGTPTGSLLATKGSPGTRLSARPLPPRPAVYGLVLEPVTQSDDDRLSGALARLVAEDPTLAVDRAGDRTVLRGLGDTHLAVALERLARVFNVHVRTAPVPVGYRETIARTVEAEGRLKKQSGGHGQFAVVRMRVSPLPAGSGLEFVDSVVGGAIPRGYLPAVERGVREAMAAGGPHGFPVVDVRVEVVDGKAHSVDSSDMAFRTAASIGLKEALATAGTVVLEPVSRVRVTVPLAAQGDVMSDLSSRRGRITDTASLDGGEVVVEATVPESEIARYVLDLRSLTGGRADLEVAPDHYEPCPEHLVTA, encoded by the coding sequence ATGGACCAGGCGACGCCCAGGATCCGTACCGTGGCGCTGGTCGGCGCCGCGGGCGCCGGCAAGACGACGCTCACCGAGGCCCTCCTGCACCGCGCGGGCGTGCTCGTGCGTCCGGGCCGCGTGGAGGACGGCACCACGGTCTGCGACCACGAGCCGGAGGAGGTCGCCCGCGGTTGCTCGCTGACGCTCGGCGTCGCGCCCTTCCGGTGGACGTGCGACGGCGACGGCGGCGGCCCCGTCGACGTGACGCTGCTCGACACGCCCGGCTCGCTCGACTTCGCGGGCTGCGTCGACGCGGCGCTCGCGGCCGCCGACCTCGCGCTCGTCGTGGTCAGCGCGGTCGACGGGGTCCAGGCGGGCACGCACCGCGCCTGGCGCGCCGCCGCGGAGGCCGGCGTGCCGCGCATGGTCGTCGTGACCAAGGAGGACAAGCCGCGCGCGGACTTCCGCCGCGTGCTCGACGAGCTGCGGACGGCGTTCGGGCCGGGGTTCGTGCCGCTCGAGCTGCCGCTGGGCGAGGAGACCGCGTTCTCCGGCGTCGCGGACGTGCTCAGCGAGGACGGCTACGCGTACGAGCCGGACGGGCACCACCACCGCGAGGAGCTGCCGTCCGGCCTCGCGGAGGAGGAGCACCGCCTGCACGAGGAGGTCACCGAGGAGATCGTCGCGCACGACGACGAGCAGCTCGAGCGCTACCTGTCCGGCGAGGTGCCCACCGTGGGCGAGCTCGAGCGCACGCTCGCGCACGAGGTCCGCGACGGCGCGGCGTTCCCCGTGCTCGTCGCGTCGGGCGTCACCGGTGTCGGCGTGGACCGCCTCGCCGACCTGCTGTGCGCGCTGGCGCCGGCGCCCACCGACCGGCACGTCACCGTGCTCGCCGGGTCGACCGAGGTCCCCGTCGCCGTCGACCCCGACGGCCCGGCGCTGGCGCACGCGTTCCGCACCGTCGCGGACCCGTTCGTGGGGCAGGTGACGCTGCTGCGGGTGCTCTCGGGCACGCTGCGCCCCGGCGACCGGCTCGTCAACGCGACGACGCGCACCGAGGAGCGCCTGCCCGGCCTGTTCCGCCTGCGCGGCAAGGAGCACGTGCCGGTCGAGGCGGCGCGTGCCGGCGAGGTGGTGGCGGTCGCCAAGCTCACGGGCACGCCGACCGGGTCCCTGCTGGCGACCAAGGGCAGCCCGGGCACGCGCCTGTCGGCGCGTCCGCTGCCGCCGCGTCCCGCGGTGTACGGGCTCGTGCTCGAGCCGGTGACGCAGTCGGACGACGACCGGCTGTCGGGCGCGCTCGCCCGCCTCGTCGCGGAGGACCCGACGCTCGCGGTCGACCGTGCCGGGGACCGGACCGTGCTGCGCGGGCTCGGCGACACGCACCTGGCGGTCGCGCTCGAGCGGCTCGCGCGCGTGTTCAACGTGCACGTGCGCACGGCGCCCGTGCCCGTCGGGTACCGGGAGACGATCGCCCGGACGGTCGAGGCCGAGGGCAGGCTCAAGAAGCAGTCCGGCGGGCACGGGCAGTTCGCGGTCGTGCGGATGCGCGTGTCCCCGCTGCCGGCCGGGTCCGGGCTGGAGTTCGTCGACTCCGTCGTCGGCGGCGCGATCCCCCGCGGGTACCTGCCCGCCGTGGAGCGCGGCGTCCGCGAGGCCATGGCCGCCGGCGGCCCGCACGGCTTCCCGGTCGTCGACGTGCGCGTCGAGGTGGTGGACGGCAAGGCGCACTCGGTCGACTCCTCGGACATGGCGTTCCGCACCGCCGCGTCGATCGGGCTCAAGGAGGCGCTGGCGACGGCCGGGACGGTGGTGCTGGAGCCGGTCAGCCGCGTGCGCGTCACCGTGCCCCTGGCGGCGCAGGGCGACGTCATGAGCGACCTGTCCTCCCGGCGCGGGCGCATCACCGACACGGCGTCCCTCGACGGCGGCGAGGTCGTGGTCGAGGCGACCGTGCCGGAGTCCGAGATCGCGCGCTACGTGCTGGACCTGCGCTCGCTCACGGGTGGGCGTGCGGACCTCGAGGTCGCGCCGGACCACTACGAGCCGTGCCCCGAGCACCTGGTCACGGCCTGA
- a CDS encoding nucleotide pyrophosphohydrolase → MDEPEIAALTRAVREFSAERDWEQFHDPKSLLLALVGEVGELAELFQWVPAAEAVDRFSAADRRTRAAEEMADVLVYLVRLADVLDVDLGAAARAKLAASHRRFPADHVRGVAPDKP, encoded by the coding sequence ATGGACGAGCCGGAGATCGCCGCGCTGACGCGGGCCGTGCGCGAGTTCAGCGCCGAGCGCGACTGGGAGCAGTTCCACGACCCGAAGTCCCTGCTGCTCGCGCTGGTCGGCGAGGTGGGCGAGCTCGCCGAGCTGTTCCAGTGGGTGCCCGCCGCCGAGGCGGTCGACCGGTTCTCCGCGGCCGACCGCCGCACGCGCGCCGCCGAGGAGATGGCCGACGTGCTCGTCTACCTGGTGCGGCTCGCGGACGTGCTCGACGTGGACCTCGGCGCGGCGGCGCGCGCGAAGCTCGCCGCGTCCCACCGGCGCTTCCCGGCGGACCACGTGCGCGGGGTGGCGCCGGACAAGCCGTGA
- a CDS encoding MarR family winged helix-turn-helix transcriptional regulator, translating to MSEPRWLDEKQARAWRGYRRMRALLDLQITRDLMQDSGLSDADYDVLSNLSETSPHRMRLSELAATMLWSTSRLSHHITRMQRRGLVDREEAPGDGRGSVVVLTPAGLRAVEEAAPHHVESVRRNFVDLLTDEEVAALDAMTQRVVAHLHAQA from the coding sequence GTGAGCGAACCCCGCTGGCTCGACGAGAAGCAGGCCCGCGCCTGGCGCGGGTACCGCCGCATGCGCGCCCTGCTCGACCTGCAGATCACCCGTGACCTCATGCAGGACAGCGGGCTGTCCGACGCCGACTACGACGTGCTGTCGAACCTGTCGGAGACCTCCCCGCACCGCATGCGCCTGAGCGAGCTCGCCGCCACGATGCTCTGGTCCACCAGCCGCCTGTCGCACCACATCACCCGCATGCAGCGGCGCGGCCTGGTCGACCGCGAGGAGGCGCCCGGCGACGGGCGCGGCTCGGTCGTCGTGCTGACCCCGGCGGGGCTGCGCGCCGTCGAGGAGGCGGCGCCGCACCACGTCGAGTCGGTGCGCCGCAACTTCGTCGACCTGCTCACCGACGAGGAGGTCGCGGCCCTCGACGCCATGACGCAGCGCGTCGTCGCACACCTCCACGCGCAGGCCTGA
- a CDS encoding YitT family protein, which yields MSTSTAARTARLSLGLVLFGVSVALMIRADLGVGPWDVLHQGLAERLGLPVGWVVNGVAALVLLAWWPLRQRPGIGTVANVAVVGVVVEAVLAALVVPQALPLRAALLVAGILLNAVATALYIGAGLGPGPRDGLMTGIAARGHSVRVVRTVIELSVLAAGWLLGGTVGVGTVLFAAAIGPLVHHLLPRLTVPAPAGPTKELPPCPA from the coding sequence ATGTCAACAAGCACGGCCGCCAGGACCGCTCGGCTGTCCCTGGGGCTCGTCCTGTTCGGGGTCAGCGTCGCGCTGATGATCCGCGCCGACCTCGGCGTCGGCCCCTGGGACGTGCTCCACCAGGGCCTGGCCGAGCGCCTCGGGCTGCCGGTCGGCTGGGTCGTCAACGGCGTCGCGGCGCTGGTGCTCCTGGCGTGGTGGCCGCTGCGGCAACGGCCGGGGATCGGCACCGTCGCGAACGTCGCCGTCGTCGGGGTCGTCGTCGAGGCGGTGCTCGCCGCGCTCGTCGTCCCGCAGGCGCTGCCCCTGCGCGCCGCCCTGCTCGTCGCCGGCATCCTGCTCAACGCCGTGGCGACGGCGCTGTACATCGGCGCCGGCCTCGGCCCCGGGCCGCGGGACGGGCTCATGACCGGGATCGCCGCGCGCGGGCACTCCGTGCGCGTCGTGCGGACGGTGATCGAGCTGTCGGTCCTCGCCGCGGGATGGCTGCTCGGCGGCACCGTCGGCGTCGGCACGGTCCTGTTCGCCGCCGCGATCGGCCCCCTCGTGCACCACCTCCTGCCCCGCCTCACCGTCCCGGCGCCCGCCGGCCCGACCAAGGAGCTCCCGCCATGCCCCGCCTGA
- a CDS encoding NADPH-dependent FMN reductase, whose amino-acid sequence MPRLNVVVASTRPGRVGHVVGDWFRDLAVAHGAFDVHVVDLAQLDLPFHDEPGQPVEGGPYVHEHTRRWSETTDAADAFVLVMPEYNRGYSAPLKNALDFLHREWHHKPVAFVSYGMTSAGLRAVEQITPVVVALGMTPVPRAVGIHLRQALDATGALVPTTAMASAADGMLDELRLLADALAPLRAAAAAA is encoded by the coding sequence ATGCCCCGCCTGAACGTCGTCGTCGCCTCCACCCGCCCCGGCCGCGTCGGGCACGTCGTCGGCGACTGGTTCCGGGACCTCGCCGTCGCGCACGGCGCGTTCGACGTGCACGTCGTCGACCTCGCCCAGCTCGACCTGCCCTTCCACGACGAGCCCGGCCAGCCCGTCGAGGGCGGCCCGTACGTGCACGAGCACACGCGGCGCTGGAGCGAGACCACCGACGCGGCGGACGCGTTCGTCCTCGTGATGCCGGAGTACAACCGCGGCTACAGCGCTCCCCTGAAGAACGCGCTCGACTTCCTGCACCGCGAGTGGCACCACAAGCCGGTGGCCTTCGTCAGCTACGGCATGACGTCGGCGGGGCTGCGCGCCGTCGAGCAGATCACGCCGGTCGTCGTGGCGCTGGGGATGACGCCCGTACCGCGCGCCGTCGGCATCCACCTGCGCCAGGCCCTCGACGCCACCGGCGCGCTGGTCCCGACGACCGCCATGGCGAGCGCGGCCGACGGCATGCTCGACGAGCTGCGGCTGCTCGCGGACGCCCTGGCCCCGCTGCGTGCGGCTGCCGCGGCCGCATGA